In Platichthys flesus chromosome 6, fPlaFle2.1, whole genome shotgun sequence, the genomic stretch TGCAGAAACCATGTGTGTACAACAAGTAAAATGTTTTAGTAAAATCTAGACTTTCATGAAAACAATTTTTGCACGACAATCAGAGCTTTCAATGTatcacacgcacagacacaaactttGGTAATGCAGAACAAGGCGTCTTTGTGAGGCTGGAAGGTGTTTCTGAGTCACTGACTGgttcttgtgttgtgtttttgtcttgtgttattgtcttgtgttgttgatgttgttgctgTGCTGTTCTTTTGTGTGAAGTGTGAAAGAAGTGTTTAATGTTGCACGGTATTTACAGACTCATGTGCTTTTGTCCACTGCATGCTTTGTGAAGTAGCGTAGCAAAAAGTCAATAAACCGATGCATCACGATCTTGCACTTGCATCATCAATGTGTCTCGAGAGGTGATTATGTCTTCACTTGTTTTCTGGATTAACGTCGTGCTTTTCTtggtgcgcacacacacacacacacacacacacacacacacacacacacacacactctctctctctcactgtctttctttcatgaacacaaactcactctctcccctgctCTGGCCCTGTGTGACAGTAGTGCAAGGAATCATCGGACCATCTGGACAAAGACGTAAGATATCCAACCTTTATGAATATCAATCATGAGTGTCCATCCATCTTATCATCCATGCATTGTGCTAAATCCCTGTATTTTCCCTTGATCTGAACGGAGcagtttttaataatttttttcagtcTATTTACAGGAAAAATCgttaaaatgtttatgttaaaaatgagattttacaaaaacaacacgTGAAACCCAATGTCAATAAAGTATCTCTGATTCTGATCTACTTGGACAATTTCttaagaatgaatgaaatgcatTAGAACCATTTCTATGACGCTTGTAAATCAGCAGCACCATCTCAATGCTGAACCAATGATGTCACTGTTTCTATTACACTTGAACAGCAGGAGGCTTCACTCTCAAAGTGAAGATGACGAGGATGAAGGAAACCTCCCAGTCAGAGCCTGGCCCAGCCAGTCCAGCCTGCACAGCACAGATGACGTGTGAgtactatacacacacacacacacacacacacacacacacacacacacacacacacacacacacacacacacacacagacacacacacatctgatttGATCTCTGACTTCATTTCACAGTCTGAAAGAACGTCCGGCGTCCTCAGCCAGTCAGACCAGCACGGTGGTGAACGAGcggctgcaggagctggtgCGGATGTTTAAAGAGAGAACGGAGAAGGCCAAGGAGAAGCTCATTGACCCTGACAGCTCCGACGAAGACAGCATCGTCCCCTGTGAGTCTgagctttttcttctcctcatgcAAAAGTCAGACTCCAAAGGTCATCGAAGAATGTGCATGTTCAAACATTCTTTTGTCTCCCCTTCGTCACCTCTGTCCTCCTTCCAGCACCTCCTCAGCCGGCTCCTGCAGGGCAGCCGCTGGACAGGGGAGAGAAGGCTGCACAGGCAGGTCcatcaggaggaagaggaggaggaggagaagaaggaggagtggagactgaggaggaggaggagcagcaggcgAGGGGCCGCTGCAATGGCAAAGCTCCTCGGTGCATTCTTGCCTGTGTGCATTATCGTTTCCCTGCCAGCATCGACCCCTTCACCAGTGAGAAACCAGCCGAACACACCACTGTCTCCAGAACTCACCGTGCAGAAGAGTCTGCTTCATGCAACACACTGAGTCAACGTCTTCACTTTTCAGCCAAATAGTTCTGATCCCatttgaaacagaaagaaaacaaaaaacaaattaaatcaaatcaaaccatacacaataaatacacacaaaacaaaaatagaatGAAACATCTATGTAAGTGAGGATGTATATACTAATACTTTATTACCAAAGAATGATGACACCTCCCtgacctctcctccctcccgtCTCCCTGCAGACCTGATGTATGTGCTGTGGATGTTCTTGGTGACTCTGGCGTGGAACTGGAACGCCTGGTTCATCCCAGTGCGCTGGGCCTTCCCCTATCAGACTCCGGACAACATTTACTACTGGCTCCTGATCGACTACCTGTGTGACCTCATCTACATCCTGGACATCACCATCTTCCAGCCACGTCTGCAGTTTGTTCGTGGGGGGGACATCGTGGTGAGTGTGGCACGAGAAGCTTCAAGCTCTGTCTTGTGGTGGGACCATAGACtgataataaagatggacggcaaAACcactcctggtggctggctgggAATTGGGTAATTCAGTCAGCCTCCCCAGTGTCAGTGGATTCTCTGGCTTTAAATGACGTCTTCTGTGAAAAATTGGAAACAGGattttttggcttcatttttggataGTGAGAAGAAGCAGacacgtgtcgtccatctttaattacAGTCTACGTGTGGGACTAAAAGAAGTTCCTCTCTCAGGAAACATTCCCTGTGTCATTTCCATCACtatgcttttatttgttcacGTGATTATTGATCTGTAATTGTTTTGTTCTCTTTCCAGAGCGACAAAAAGGACATGAGAAAGAATTACATGAAAACCAAACGCTTCAAGGTAAATTACTATAAGACTATCAGtctgttatttttctcttctcttattATGTTAAATATATCATCAGAAGAGTTTGATCAGATGAGATTTTACCCTCCTGCTTTTCAGTTTGATGTCGCCAGCCTCGTTCCCCTGGAGCTCTTCTACTTCAAGACCGGCATCAACCCCCTGCTCCGTTTACCACGGCTGCTGAAGGTGAGGCTCTGATTCTTATGTTCACATATCATATCCCTGTATTATGAATCAAAACATACACTCGTACTTTTCATTGAACCTTTtttgtgttctctctcttcatccagATCAACTCCTTCTTTGAGTTCAACGAGCGCCTGGAGGCCATCTTGACTAAAGCCTACATCTACAGGTGGGCTTCCctgttctgttcctcctcctcatcacgtCCTGGTGACCACGAGCACTGAAATCTCTTCTTTCACCTTCATGTCTTCATCCTGGAGACACAGTTTTCATTCAGCTGATGTGATATCTGGCTTTCAGTGCTTTCACATGTtccactgtctcactgtcttccAGGGTGATCCGTACCACCACCTATCTTCTGTACTGTCTCCACTGTAACGCCTGTCTCTACTACTGGGGCTCTGCCTACACAGGACTGGGCTCCACTAAGTGGGTTTACAATGGAGAAGGCAACAGGTTGGtgggataaacacacacacacacacacacacacacaaaggaatgAAAGGTTTGGATGGAAGGAGGTTAAAGGGGTTTAACACAAGCAAAGTGTAGAGAGGAAGATGTTAAGCCGGCTCTTGCTTGCTTTTCCAGGATTCCCAGAGCTTTAACTAGTGAACTGGAGCAGGGCCACTCCCCAACAACACCTCTAATCCCCTGTCATTACATACCTggcccatccctccatctccatccgTCCCTCTACACTTCCCTTCATCTTTTTACCCCCTCGTCTCCTTTTGTTCAGTTTTGGTACATATTTGCACATACCATTCTGTCTACTGCCTGAGGGTACCCGTAATTAGCACCCtaccgctcccccccccccccccccaacacacacacactgagtctctgTCCATCAAATCTTCATTGCACCCTCTTGAATGTTCATCTCTACTCAACATCCCAAACTGCTCATTGAGTCCCACACAGATTCCCCTGATGAACACCCTCTTTTCCCCTGTTTCAGTTGCACTATTAGTTTTGCAGCTGATTAAAATCCCTTAGCCGTCATAATgatctctgctctctccctttGCTCAGTTACATTCGCTGCTACTACTTTGCGGTGAAGACCCTGATCACCATCGGAGGTCTCCCCGACCCCACCACCCTGTTCGAGATCATCTTTCAACTCATCAACTACTTTGTTGGAGTCTTTGCCTTCTCTATCATGATAGGACAGGTACATCTATCTCCCATTGAAAGCTGCAGTGAGTTATAGAATAGCTTTGTGTAATAATGGTGTTAAATTTTCTATCTCAGATGCGTGATGTGGTCGGTGCAGCCACCGCGGGTCAGACCTACTACCGCACATGCGTGGACAACACTATTAAATACATGTCGTCGTACCGCATCCCCAAAGACGTCCAGAACCGTGTGAAGACCTGGTACAACTACACCTGGCAGTCTCAAGGCATGCTGGGTAAGGAGAACAAACAGAGCGTGCACGGTCACGTACATCCGAGCTTTCAGTCACATTCCTGTTGTATTCTATCCAGAcgagcaggagctgctgactCAGCTGCCGGATAAGATGCGTCTGGACATTGCTATAGATGTCAACTACTCCATTGTGAGCAAAGTCCCACTTTTCCAGGTATGGTAAGAATTGTATTTTCTAAAACTTCCACTACAGAAAGTCCAGTTGTGTTATGATGCTTGTTTATTCGTGTAGAGACCTGTGGACAGTTAAGCTTCAGAAACAATACTCTACTAGTTTGGTCTGATTTCCCTCTTGCAGGGTTGTGACAGACAGATGATCTTTGACATGCTGAAAAGCCTTCGCTCTGTCGTCTACCTGCCGGGAGACTATGTCTGCAAGAAGGTACAAACcggcctgtgtttgttttgtggaaGACTTGtgtccatctcttcctctcatcatctgactctttctctctctctctctacctcctctgTTTGTCAGGGTGAGGTGGGGCGGGAGATGTACATCATCAAAGCGGGGGAGGTGCAGGTGGTCGGGGGACCTGATGGGAAGACGGTGTTCGTCACTCTCAGAACAGGATCCGTTTTCGGAGAGATCAGGTACGAATGTTTTTTAGCCGTGAATCGCAGACCAGAAAAAACTGCTTTAATCTATTGAAACATATATCACATGTTTGCATTCATGTCCCTTTCAATGTGCTTGAAAAGGaaatttttaacatttaaaaaatgtaatttgtgggggaggaaaacaatgtttttcacatttggagatttgttttttcttgaattggtttcagatattttttttctttttctattgaTTTTGCACGTTTTGTATAAATTCAAATACAAAGTTATTTATATGGCtttgttattcatatttatttgctttatcattattatttatcttttcaaGTTTGTTTAACTATAATGTTGAGGTTGATTGTATTGATTTTACTGATATTTTGAATATCCTATATTTTGTTAATCATCTGTAAAGCACTCTGAATTTGATTTGACTTGTTAATGAATTGTGCtctatgaatatatattaaCTGATTTAAATCAGTAAATATGACACACAACTGTCCTGTTTAGGTTCCACTTGTTGCCCTGAAACTTCAAACGTGATTTTAAACCGTGTAattatctctcctctctcactggtTGGCAGTTTGCTTTCAGTAGGCGGGGGTAATAGACGCACAGCCAATGTGATTGCTCATGGATTTGCCAATCTCTTCATCCTGGACAAGAAAGACCTGAACGAGATCCTGGTCCACTACCCCGAGTCCAAGAAACTGCTCCGCAAGAAGGCCAGGTTAAACATAACCACACACAAATGactgtctctgtcctgtgtctgtcctgtctctgtcctgtgtctgtcttgtgtctgtcctgtctctgtcctgtgtctgtcCTGTGTCTGCACTGTGTCTGTCCTGTGTCTGCACTGTGTCtgtcctgtctctgtcctgtgtctgtcCTGTGTCTGCACTGTGTCtgtcctgtctctgtcctgtgtctgtcCTGTGTACGAATCGTATTACTTCCCACTGGATTCCAATGCTCTGGCtgcatgtttgtatttcttACAATCTGACTGAAGTCATTGTCTCAACCACAGGAAGATGCTGACCAAGGGAAAGAAACCTGAGGTCAAAGAAGAGGCGAAGCAGGCACCTCCGGCTCCGTCGGCTGCCGTCAGGCCGGAGACGCCCCGACTGCTGCGAGCCGCCCTGGAGATGGCCGAGAGGGCGACTGGACTGAGAGGAGCTCTGGCTGAAGTCAAGGAGAGGACCAACAAGTCCTTCATCTCATTACATGTGAATAAACTAATGAACGTGCATGTGCTGCAATAAAAACAAGGAGGGAGTATGTCACAGACACACCAAGCATTAAtacttctctcctctttcagccCTCCATCGCTTCCTCCCTGCCCCCTCTGTCTCCCACCTCCAGCTCTGGACCCGACAGAGATGGAGACACGCCCTCACCCGTCTATGCCAGCTCTGCGTCATTGCGCTCTTTGGGGCCTCGCTCCGCATCACAGTGCTGCAGCCCCGCAGACAAAACGCTCGCCACGGACCAGAGCGAGGAGGATGTCTGTGAGGAAGAAGGGAACgaggcagagaagaggaaaggtcGGAGGAGTTAGGAAGGAAGGGGAGCGAGAAAAACACATGTGGACGGAGGAAAATGGAGGAATTATCAGGGAATAAAGAAACTGCTTTGAGAGtgacagacagaagaggagaagtaAATAAAGATGTACATAAACACTTATGTCTCATTCTCAGACGCATCTGATTGTGTCACTGCAAAGAATCAAAGTCCTTTCTCACCCATGATGCACTTAATCCCTTTTGTGCATTATCACCCAGGACTTACAGGAAGCCACGCCTCTGCAATCAACCCATAAACTTCAATGGCTGATATATGTTTTGTTACGTGTGTCGTATATCAGCGATGTCTCATCTCTCTGGAACACGTGAAACCTCCACCTTCATCCATGTCATCATGAGTTCATCTAATGTAAGGAACAAGCCATCCCTCGTCTGCTGTCGTACCGAGTGCAAACAGCTGGATTCATACGAGCCGCGATTCTGTGTTGGATGCAAAGATGGATGACGGCTcataaaaagtgaagccaaactgctttgatcgccccctggtggctggctgcatgtCAGTAGACGGAACTTGAgtcaaaatagttttttcaaagatggtttctatgGATCGACTTCGATTGAATTCCAAATTATGTAATCTTCACAAGATAGCAGCATTCATAcctggagacgtgtcgtccatctttacatccaGTCTATGGCTGGATGCAAAGTTAAACCATAATGCACCGAGCTGAACTTCTTGTCTTTGCACAACATCCaaaatgtttttgctgttgttgtcgACTAAATGTTTACAGATTCTTTTGTAAACTTCAAATTGCCTTATCTTGTCTTTGTCATTtaactttgtgttgtgtctgtgtgagtagCACGCGCTGCGTATGTACAGACACAACATGATCTTCTGTGTTTCCATCGTAAGACACAGTATGTTAGCAGTATATGTAATAAGACATACTGagaatcatatatatatttacaacagCAAGCTCAAAAATAATCTATCCTCTGATTGCCTCAATGCATGTTAATAACATAACATGTTAATGTGTGTACATAATCTCAAACGGATCAACTCATCACAAACTATCAATGCATTTGATTTGCAGCGTCATAAGATGTACATACGTtctataaatgtgtattttgtgctattaatgtgttttatgaCTCAGTGACTGTGTAAGAAATGTCTTTTTGTATAGATGGTTTGATTATATTAAGTCTCAGAAGATAAACCAGCTAAACATACTGCCAGACAGACTGTagagaggaatgtgtgtgtgtgtgtatgtgtgtgtgtgttatagtgAGTCAAAGAGAGAGATATGATTGCATATAATGGATtataatgaatgtgtgtgtacataataATGTCTTTAAACCTGATTTAGTCACTGATGTAGCTCTATCTCTTGTGAattttgtttgaataaatgaCCTTTGCCGCACATTTCCGAGAATGAGACATCGTCATGTGGGTCAAAGAGCCTGACTTACAACCCGACAAACTGCAAACCAACTAACCACAAACAGCTGAGAGGCATGTGCTGCTGGCCACTAGTTCTGATACTATATGAATTAATTTTGAATAATTCCCGTTAATCCAAACTGCATATCTTATTCAGGGTCACTATAGAAATACAAGAAAGCGTCAAAATATacaaaagtcaaagtaaaaatgctCATTATAAAGAATAGCTCATTTCAGAATAATAAATTACTGAGGTATCATGGTCTGCACTGCAGCTGGTAAACGTGGGTTAATGTTTACTTGGTAAAATACAGTTTAATCCACAATAATGCATCACAAGTAATTAGTTgatcatgttttttattgataatcTGCCGGTGACCACAGCTGTTAACCATGAAACCAAGTAGAAGGAGAATATAAGAACAAGTCCTGACCTCTGGGGCCTGAAGCCGAACTGGTGC encodes the following:
- the LOC133954836 gene encoding cyclic nucleotide-gated cation channel beta-1-like; amino-acid sequence: MFNWVVKVVPQPPEAPETDEPAKTPAVPSKIKAAIPSVKSPPPKNTEEASEDSQAQTGVLGWLSNGFVSSLPQPSSSPRLSRANDSRTEDGERSGVMGWVAQGLTKVLPQPDDKYRETNNEEHTEIYEVETMPDFDPLPHIPVVELVSEDEDEDAESLTPQFPPNVVKWIREIMPQPVILPPGAVMIDHSPKSSRSSVDKILSPPPESLSGISIDTDSKVSHVVGWFMSGLGLKLPQPAIAPKDEIECSTQVLQKASSKLKPDLVLEDVDSDNEGPHRPAPPCTLLTAPSPTTPQQQDTMQQTQCSSMPSQVEADADPVPGGPSESPTKISQEDAETQTGRWTPFIESIKREAEDSAFATIEERLLVERVAMTRVAEEVARQAAETAVRQMASEGHSIRLSLDSAELLEEPDAEKEESLAEDDEDLEEAVVPTLLELELKENAEPQRTSPSPPPSPEPVKISEPEPHPEPEPEPEPEPEPESEPEAEAEPEPEPEPEPEPEPELEPEPVAKTQDAKSNAQPVTQQPQKAEPIREVPDADKSAEKEEEDTGDDCGESSTHSIHPAVNVEDVDSDHERKGGGRGGGGGGEEQIPIPKILTPQDPKFTTLTVPVTPSGGRQSKGDKDSARNHRTIWTKTRRLHSQSEDDEDEGNLPVRAWPSQSSLHSTDDVLKERPASSASQTSTVVNERLQELVRMFKERTEKAKEKLIDPDSSDEDSIVPSPPQPAPAGQPLDRGEKAAQAGPSGGRGGGGEEGGVETEEEEEQQARGRCNGKAPRCILACVHYRFPASIDPFTNLMYVLWMFLVTLAWNWNAWFIPVRWAFPYQTPDNIYYWLLIDYLCDLIYILDITIFQPRLQFVRGGDIVSDKKDMRKNYMKTKRFKFDVASLVPLELFYFKTGINPLLRLPRLLKINSFFEFNERLEAILTKAYIYRVIRTTTYLLYCLHCNACLYYWGSAYTGLGSTKWVYNGEGNSYIRCYYFAVKTLITIGGLPDPTTLFEIIFQLINYFVGVFAFSIMIGQMRDVVGAATAGQTYYRTCVDNTIKYMSSYRIPKDVQNRVKTWYNYTWQSQGMLDEQELLTQLPDKMRLDIAIDVNYSIVSKVPLFQGCDRQMIFDMLKSLRSVVYLPGDYVCKKGEVGREMYIIKAGEVQVVGGPDGKTVFVTLRTGSVFGEISLLSVGGGNRRTANVIAHGFANLFILDKKDLNEILVHYPESKKLLRKKARKMLTKGKKPEVKEEAKQAPPAPSAAVRPETPRLLRAALEMAERATGLRGALAEVKERTNKSFISLHPSIASSLPPLSPTSSSGPDRDGDTPSPVYASSASLRSLGPRSASQCCSPADKTLATDQSEEDVCEEEGNEAEKRKGRRS